The sequence CCCCGGCCATCGTGCTCCTCCTGGCATATCATTGCCCGAACGGACGCCGTTTCCGGCACAATTATGAGTTCACGACCTAGTGGATCTTGCGCTTCTTTGCCTTCGCCGCATAGGGGTTCTCGCCCTTGCGGTAACTGAGGCGGATCGGCGTGCCGGGCATGTTGAACGTCTCGCGCAAGCCGTTGACCAGGTAGCGCGTATAGCTCTCCGGCAGCACCTCGGGACGCGAACAGAAGACGACGAAATGCGGCGGGCGCGCCTTCACCTGGGTGACGTAGCGCAGCTTGATGCGCCGGCCGGCCACCGCCGGGGGCGGATGGTGGACCAGCACGCCGTCGAGCCAGCGGTTGAGACGCGAGGTCGACACGCGCCGGTTCCACATGTCGTAGGACTGGAAGGCCGCGTCCATCAGCTTGTCGAGGCCGCGCCCGTGCAGGCCCGACAGGGTGACGATGCGCACGCCGCGGATCTGGTTGAGATAGCGCTCGGTCGCATCGGAGATGCGCTGCATCGCCTCGGCGTGGTCCTCGATCAGGTCCCACTTGTTGATGGCGATCACCACGGCGCGGCCTTCGCGCGCGACGAGGTCGATGATCTGCAGGTCCTGCTTCTCGAAGGGAATGGTCGCATCCAGCGTGACGATGACCACCTCGGCGAACTTGATCGCGCGCAGCGCGTCGGCGACGGAGAGCTTTTCCAGCTTCTCCTGCACCCGCGCCTTGCGGCGGATGCCGGCGGTGTCGAACATCTTCACGTGCCGGTCGCGCCAGACCCAGTCGACGGAGATGGAATCGCGCGTGATGCCGGCTTCCGGGCCGGTGAGCAGGCGCTCTTCGCCCAGGAACCGGTTGATCAGCGTCGACTTGCCCGCATTGGGACGGCCGACGACGGCCACGCGCAAGGGACGCTGGGCACTGCCGGCGGGCGGGCCCTTGTCCTCTTCTTCCACGACCTCGCCATCCTCGTCGGTGGCAAGCTCGACATCGGTCTCGGCGATCTCGCCCGGCGGCAGCGCCGCTTCCGCGGCCCGCGCCTCGGCGGCAATCAGGGCTTCCTCGCGCTCCTCCACCGCATCGACCACCGGCCGCAGCGCCTGGTAGAGATCGGCCAGGCCCTCGCCGTGCTCGGCGGACATGGCCACCGGCTCGCCGAAGCCGAGGCTGTAGGCCTCGTAGAGCCCGCTCTCGCCCGAGCGCCCTTCCGCCTTGTTGGCGATCAGGATGACGGTCTTGTCGCTCCGCCGCAGCACGTTGGCGAAATGACTGTCGCTCGGCGTGATGCCCGCGCGCGCATCGATCACGAACAGCACCGCATCGGCATCGGCGATGGCTTCGTCGGTCTGGGCCCGCATGCGACCCTCGAGGCTGGCGGCGTCCGCCTCCTCGAGACCGGCAGTGTCGAGGATGGTGAAGCGCAGATCTCCGAGGCGCGCGTCGCCCGGACGGCGATCACGGGTCACGCCCGGCGTGTCGTCCACCAGCGCCAGCCGCTTGCCGACCAGACGGTTGAAAAGGGTGGACTTGCCGACGTTCGGGCGTCCGATGATGGCGATCTTGGCAGGCACGGTCCTGTAACCCCGGAAATGGCGAAAGCCCGGGCGGAATACACCCGCCGCGGGCCTGGATCAAATGAAGCATCCCGCGCCGGCACGGACGCGGGATGCGAGAAGCGAAGGAGCCGGCCGGGCGATGCGCGCCCGCGCCCCGTCAGTTGAACGCGACGACGTCGCCCTTGGAGGTGATGGTCACCATCCGTCCGCCGGCGATGATCGGGGTCACGTAGATGTCTTCGGATGTCTGCGACACGCCGAGCACACGGCCCGAGGTGGCATCCACCCGCACAAGCCGGCCGTCGCTGGAGGCCGCGACGAGCACGCCGTTGGCGAGCACCGGGCCGGCCCAGTTGATGCGGCTCTTCTTCTTGCCTTCGACATTCGGCAACACGGTGCGCCACAGCGGCTTGCCGGTGGAGCGCTCCAGCGCAACCATGCGGTCCTCGATATCGATCAGGAACACGCTGCCGCCGGACACGATGGGCGTATGCAGCGACCCGACGTCCTGCTCCCACACGCGCTCGCCGTTGCGCAGCCGCGAGGCGACGAGACGGCCCGACACGCCGGAGGCGAAGACCATGTCGCCATTGACGACGGGGCTGGCCGAAACGTCGGTGAAGCCGGAGACCGCACGGGTGCGGTAGGAGCGGGTCACGCCCTCGACCCATTTCGGCTCGCCGTTCTTCATGTCGAGCGCCATCACCTCGCCGGAGGTGAAGGGCACGATGACGGTGCCGCTGGAAATCGCCGGATTGGCGAAGGCGAGCAAGCCGCTGCTTTCGGCGATGCCGGCATAGGTCCAGCGCTCTGCGCCGTCGTCCTGGGCCGCCGCATGAACCTCACCGGTCTGGGTGACGGCGACGACCGTGCCGCCGGCCGCGGCCGGGGCCTGGCGGGCCGGAGCGTTGATGCTCTTGGTCCAAAGCACCGCGCCGGACGAGGCGTCCAGTGCGACGAGCTGGCTGTAGCCGGTGGCGACGAAGACGCGGCCGCCATCGACGGCGACGCCGCCGCCGGATGCAACGCCGCTCTCGCCCTCGGGCCGCAGCGAGCGGCGCCACAGGCGGCCGCCATTGGTCGACAGTGCGGTCACATCGCCATTCTGGTTGTAGACGAAGATGCGGCCATTGTCGGAAACGGGACGCGCGGCAATGCGCACGGTGCCGGAGAACATGCCGCCGCCGCTGCCGCCGACGGAGGCACGCCACGCACGGCCGCCGGAGATCGAGGCCGCGACATTGCCGGAATTGTTGCCGGCATCACCCCCGCCCTGCCGCCATTCGACGGAGCTGGCCGAGCCGATGCTGGCGGTCTTGTTGCCTTCCTCGCCACCCGGAACGGCATTGTCGAACAGCGCCTCGCGCTCGCCCGGCAGGACCGTTTCCTTGGAGAAGGGATTGAGATCGGACAGCGACGAACAGCCGGCCAGCGCCAGCGCCGCCAGCGACAGGGTCGCGGCGCGCAGGAAGGTGCGGGATCCGTTGCGGCCGAACGCGTGACTATTCGCTCGAATGCTCATCAGGAGCCCTCCCCGGCCGGCTTGCCTTCGGCGGCGTCGATCAGCTCCAGCAGGGTGCGGGCGCGCGAAGCCACGTCGCCGGGCACTCCCTCCTGGTCGAGAATACCGCCGAGCCAGCGGCGGGCGGCGGCCGTGTCGTTCTGCTTCCAGGCGGCCAGCGCCAGCGCCTCGCGGGCAAGGAACCGCCAGGCATTGTCGTCGCCCGACAGCGCCTCGAGACGCTGCGAAGCGCCGGAATAGTCTTCAATGTCGAGCGACAGGTAGCCCGCGCGCAGGCGGGCAATATCGCGAAGCAGCGGCGCGGCGCTGGTGTCTGCGGCGATCGCGTCGAAGGCGGCGATGGCGCCGGCCTTGTCGTCCGCCTGCGCCTTCAGCGCGGCAGCGCGCATGCCGGCGAGCTGCGGATAGCCGCCGGGACCGTTCGCCAGTTCCGCAAGCCGTGCTTCAGCCTCGGCAAAATTGCCCTGATCGGCAAGACGGGCAGCGCTCACATAGATGTCGCCAGCCTCGCGGCCCGCGCTCTCCTGCCAGTAAAGCCAGCCGCGCCAGCCGGCGGTAGCGGCAACGATGAGGACAGCAACGGCGATCAGGTAGGTACCGAAACGGTTCCACAGGCGCTTGTAGCGCTCGTGCCTGATCTCCTCGTCGACCTCGCGAAAAATGTCCGACATACGCTGCGAATTCCCGATACTTGAGAAATGCGCCGCCCGGTCTGCCGGAGCGGCGCGGCGCCACCATATCCATTTGACCTTTCACTGGCAAACGGCAGTGACCGCTTCGAAAGGCGGCAGGCACCGAAATGAGCGCGCGCCTCTCCCCTTGCGCGTCTTCGTGGCGCAAGTGAGGCAGGTCACGCGGCGTCTCCTTAGACGACCGGCACGCCGATCAGCAGTTCGTGCAGGTAGAAGACGAAAGCGAGATAGAGGCCAAGGCCGACGACGAGCGAGACGATGTCGCCGGCTGCCGACGGCGCGCCCGCCGCAGCCCCGCCCAGGGTCGCCGGGCGCCGCTTCAGCGAAATCCGGTCGATCACCGCCCAGGCAAGGAAGCTGGCGAAGAGCAGAACCGAGGCCAGATCGCCATTGGCCAGAAGATGGGCTAAGGCCCAGATCTTCACCGCCAGCACCATGGGATGCTTGACCGCCTTCTTGATCCGCCCGGTCGGCGCGCCGGAGGCGACCAGAAAGACGAAGACCGGCAGCATCAAGAGCATGGTGACATGCCGCATCCACACCGGCGGATCGTAGAGAAGCGGCGAGCCTTCCGCCCGCGCCGCGCCATAGCCGTAGACCAGCAGCGCGAAGCCGGCGAGCGAGGCGATGGTGAAGGCAATGCGATAGCCGCCGGCGCCGAGCCGGGCCCTCAGGCTGTCGCGCAGATCGGTCATCATCGGAACGGCATGCACGCCGATAAAGACGATGAGTCCCAGGACGAGCAATGTCATGGCGATGAAGTCTCCCTCTGTGTGCGGTCAGGGTTGACCTGCCGTAGCGCCAGGGTCAAGCCGCAGGGACGACCAAGGCCGGCAAGTTTCGCGCAAGGGACCTCACTGTTGCAAGAAAACGACGGGCGCCGCCGTTATTCCGTTGCCCCGGTCAATCCGCAAAAAACCCGATTATCGGCCTAATCCAGCCGCAACCAGCTTGGAGAATCACTGCAAGAGGGGCCATAGTTCGCCCGATTTGGGAGGCCGGATGAGATGACGATTCGCGACAGGCGGAGCAGTCCGCGTCACCGCACGCTGAAAAGCGGACGGATCGTCGTGGATGGCGGGGCGAAAATCCACGAATGCCGCGTCCGCAACCTGTCCGAAGACGGTGCCCTGCTGAAGCTTCCGAGCACCGCCGAGATCCCCGACCGCTTCGAGCTGCGCATCGTCAACGAAGATATCGTCGTCACCGCCATCGTGCGCTGGCGCACCGCAACCGAACTCGGCATCCAGTTCGAGAGCGAGGACGACGAGACGGCGGGCTGAGCCGCCGTCCCGCAAGGTTCGTCCCGACACGTTTTCCTCAAGGCTGGGGCGCAGCCGGCACGGCCCCGCGCCGCACCGCGACCTGCGCGGCCCAGACGCCTGCCAGCACCAGCGCGACACCGGCGATCTGCGCCGGGGCGAGCGCCTGGCCGAGCAGTCCCCAGCCGAGCAGAACCGCGGTGGTGGGGCTGAGGAAGCCGAGCGAGGCGACAGCCGAGGGCTCCAGCCGCGAGATGCCGCGGAACCACAGCACATAGGTCAGCGCGCTGGACAGGCTCATGTAGAGGAAGCCGACCATGTTGCGCGCGCTCGGCGCGGGCGGCAGCGGCTCCAGCACGGCAGCCATCGCCACCAGCAGCACCCCGCCGGCGAGAAGCTGCCAGGCCGCGAAGACGAGCGGGGAGACCGGCGGCTGCCAGCGACGGGTGAGCACCGTGCCCAGCGCCATCGACACCGCACCGCCCAGCGCCGCCGCGATGCCCACCGCATCGAGCGCCGCCTCGTTGCGCAGCACCAGCAAGGCGACCCCGCACAGGCCGGCAAGGGCGGCGAGAACCGCAAGGGGCCGGATCGCGCTGCCGAGAACAACGGCGGCCACGAAGATGACGATGAGCGGCTGGACCGCGCCGACCGTCGCGGCGATGCCGCCGGGCAGCCGGTAGGCGGCAATGAACAGCAGCACCATGAAGATGGCAAAGTTCAACGCGCCCAGCACGAAGGACCGCCAGATCCACTCCCCGCGCGGCAACTGGCGCACCAGCAGCAGCAGGAGCAGACCGGCAGGCAGGACGCGGGCGGCGGACACGAAAACCGGATGGCCGGGAGGCAGCAGCTCGGTCGTGACGATGTAGGTGCTGCCCCAGACCACCGGCGCGAGCGCGGTGGTCAGAAGATCGGAAGCGCGGAACATGACGGGCCTCGTTTGAGGAAGGGCGGGAACGGGCCGGACGGCAGGAACGCCGCCCGGCGATCTTGGCGGGCGCGAGAGGGGCAGACAAGCCCCCTCGCCCAACTGGCAGATCAGGCGTGCGACAGCACCTCGCGGAGCGGACGACGCGGCTTTTGCGGCCAGTTGCCGGGCGCGGCGCGGCCGACGGCGAGCAGCATCACCGGCACTTCGCCCTCGGCGAGATCGAACTCGGCCGTGACGCGGGCCGGATCGAAGCCGACCATCGCACCGCTGGCGAGCCCCCTGGCCGCGGCGGCCACCATCATGAAGGAGGCGGCAAGCGTCGCCGAGCGCACCGCCTCGTCGCGGGCGGCAACCGGGTCCGCGCCATAGGCATCGGCAACGGCGCGGGTCCAGTCGGCGACCATGCCAGCCGGCATGAACCCGGCCTCGACAGACGGGCGCAGCCGCTCGCCGAGACCCTCTGCATCCGGATGGCTGCCGACGATGATGAAGGTGACGGCAGCCTCCGACACCTTGGCCTGACCATAGGCCGCCTCGCGCAGCCGCGCCTTGGCCTCCGGCGAGGCAACGGCGATGAAACGCCAGTTCTGCAGGTTGTAGGCGCTGGGCGCGCGCGTCGCGAGATGGACGAGCTCCTCGACCTCGGCGACGGCAAGGCCGACGGCGGGATCGAACAGGTTGGCCGAGACGCGGCCTTCCAGAAGGGTGGCGATATCGGTGGCGGTCATGGTGCGATTTCTCCGTGAACAGTACCGGGAGCCCGTGCTCCCTGCGTTGCCCAAGAGATATTCCCGTTCCCTATCTGCGATAATCCGGCTATTCATCCAATCACTCGCAACGGATAGTGAATAATCATGGAACAGCTCACCGCACTTCGCATCTTCCGCCGGGTGGTGGACGACGGCTCCTTCGCCGGAGCCGCGCGCAGCCTGTCGCTATCGCCGGCGGCGATCAGCAAGAATGTCGGCGAGTTGGAAGCCCATCTCGGCGTGCGCCTGCTCAACCGCACGACCCGGCGGATGAGCCTGACCGAGCCGGGCCGGCTCTACTATGAGCAGGTGGCCCGCATTCTCGACGATCTCGCCGAGGCGGACGGGTCGATGCAGCCGCTGCGTCACCGGCCGAGCGGCCTGCTGCGGGTTGCGGCGCCGATCAGCCTGACGGTGACCCGCCTGTCGCGCACGTTCACCGCCTTCATGCAGGCCTATCCGGAGGTGGAGATCGACCTGCACCTGGACGACCGGCGGGTCGACCTGGTCAAGGACGGCTTCGACATCGCC comes from Stappia sp. 28M-7 and encodes:
- the der gene encoding ribosome biogenesis GTPase Der, with the protein product MPAKIAIIGRPNVGKSTLFNRLVGKRLALVDDTPGVTRDRRPGDARLGDLRFTILDTAGLEEADAASLEGRMRAQTDEAIADADAVLFVIDARAGITPSDSHFANVLRRSDKTVILIANKAEGRSGESGLYEAYSLGFGEPVAMSAEHGEGLADLYQALRPVVDAVEEREEALIAAEARAAEAALPPGEIAETDVELATDEDGEVVEEEDKGPPAGSAQRPLRVAVVGRPNAGKSTLINRFLGEERLLTGPEAGITRDSISVDWVWRDRHVKMFDTAGIRRKARVQEKLEKLSVADALRAIKFAEVVIVTLDATIPFEKQDLQIIDLVAREGRAVVIAINKWDLIEDHAEAMQRISDATERYLNQIRGVRIVTLSGLHGRGLDKLMDAAFQSYDMWNRRVSTSRLNRWLDGVLVHHPPPAVAGRRIKLRYVTQVKARPPHFVVFCSRPEVLPESYTRYLVNGLRETFNMPGTPIRLSYRKGENPYAAKAKKRKIH
- a CDS encoding PQQ-binding-like beta-propeller repeat protein; the encoded protein is MSIRANSHAFGRNGSRTFLRAATLSLAALALAGCSSLSDLNPFSKETVLPGEREALFDNAVPGGEEGNKTASIGSASSVEWRQGGGDAGNNSGNVAASISGGRAWRASVGGSGGGMFSGTVRIAARPVSDNGRIFVYNQNGDVTALSTNGGRLWRRSLRPEGESGVASGGGVAVDGGRVFVATGYSQLVALDASSGAVLWTKSINAPARQAPAAAGGTVVAVTQTGEVHAAAQDDGAERWTYAGIAESSGLLAFANPAISSGTVIVPFTSGEVMALDMKNGEPKWVEGVTRSYRTRAVSGFTDVSASPVVNGDMVFASGVSGRLVASRLRNGERVWEQDVGSLHTPIVSGGSVFLIDIEDRMVALERSTGKPLWRTVLPNVEGKKKSRINWAGPVLANGVLVAASSDGRLVRVDATSGRVLGVSQTSEDIYVTPIIAGGRMVTITSKGDVVAFN
- a CDS encoding tetratricopeptide repeat protein, yielding MSDIFREVDEEIRHERYKRLWNRFGTYLIAVAVLIVAATAGWRGWLYWQESAGREAGDIYVSAARLADQGNFAEAEARLAELANGPGGYPQLAGMRAAALKAQADDKAGAIAAFDAIAADTSAAPLLRDIARLRAGYLSLDIEDYSGASQRLEALSGDDNAWRFLAREALALAAWKQNDTAAARRWLGGILDQEGVPGDVASRARTLLELIDAAEGKPAGEGS
- a CDS encoding NnrU family protein, yielding MTLLVLGLIVFIGVHAVPMMTDLRDSLRARLGAGGYRIAFTIASLAGFALLVYGYGAARAEGSPLLYDPPVWMRHVTMLLMLPVFVFLVASGAPTGRIKKAVKHPMVLAVKIWALAHLLANGDLASVLLFASFLAWAVIDRISLKRRPATLGGAAAGAPSAAGDIVSLVVGLGLYLAFVFYLHELLIGVPVV
- a CDS encoding PilZ domain-containing protein — encoded protein: MTIRDRRSSPRHRTLKSGRIVVDGGAKIHECRVRNLSEDGALLKLPSTAEIPDRFELRIVNEDIVVTAIVRWRTATELGIQFESEDDETAG
- a CDS encoding EamA family transporter, which codes for MFRASDLLTTALAPVVWGSTYIVTTELLPPGHPVFVSAARVLPAGLLLLLLVRQLPRGEWIWRSFVLGALNFAIFMVLLFIAAYRLPGGIAATVGAVQPLIVIFVAAVVLGSAIRPLAVLAALAGLCGVALLVLRNEAALDAVGIAAALGGAVSMALGTVLTRRWQPPVSPLVFAAWQLLAGGVLLVAMAAVLEPLPPAPSARNMVGFLYMSLSSALTYVLWFRGISRLEPSAVASLGFLSPTTAVLLGWGLLGQALAPAQIAGVALVLAGVWAAQVAVRRGAVPAAPQP
- a CDS encoding nitroreductase family protein is translated as MTATDIATLLEGRVSANLFDPAVGLAVAEVEELVHLATRAPSAYNLQNWRFIAVASPEAKARLREAAYGQAKVSEAAVTFIIVGSHPDAEGLGERLRPSVEAGFMPAGMVADWTRAVADAYGADPVAARDEAVRSATLAASFMMVAAAARGLASGAMVGFDPARVTAEFDLAEGEVPVMLLAVGRAAPGNWPQKPRRPLREVLSHA